The nucleotide window ACGGTGTGGCAGGAGCCCGGCCCCGCCAGGTGCTCGCTGTCACCTGGAAAAATGATGTACACGTGCACCGAGTGCCGGGAAACCTTCTCCAACCAGGTCTTCCTGACGGTGCACCAGCGCCGGCACTCTGGCCACCACCTCatcctgtgtccctgctgcaaCCGGAGCTTCACCTGGGTCTCGGACTTTGTCCGGCAGCACTGGATGCACATGGGTGTCCGGCCCCACCAGTGTGGCATCTGCCAGAAGACCTTCAAGAGGTTCTCCCACCTCAAGGCGCACCAGAGGATCCACAGGCGGCAGGAGCGGCCGTTGACCTGCGCCAACCAGGTGCCCATCGTGGCGGCACCCGCAGCAGGAGACGGGGTGGGAAGCCAGGCTGTgacccccagggatggggcgcTGCTGTCGGACCTGGAGGTGTCCTCCCGGGAACGGGAGGCCGCTGTTGGATCTCAGGGTGTGCGCACAGGggtgggaagctgctgctgaaatttgAGGTGACCTTCCCAGGATGTTGCTGGTGGACTTTGAGGTGACCTCCCGGGATACAGGGTGCTGCTGATGGACTTTAAGTTGACCTCCCTAGGATAGGAGGCTGCTGTGTGATCTTGAGGTGAAGaatgggatgctgctgctgctgctgggctctaAGGTGTCCTCTCAGGAATGGGATACGTGATGAAGTTCGAGGTGTCCTCCCAGGAatgagatgctgctgttgaacCTTGAGGTGACCTCCCAAGAACGGGATGGTGCTACTGGACCGTCAAGTGACTCCCAGGgatgtgatgctgctgctggaggccacTGTCAGACCTTCTCCCCACTATCCCTCTCCAGATGGAGGCTGGAGCATGGACAACATTTTCTGGCTCCCCTGCCCTGGTGTGGGGAATGGGGGGGGGCACCTGCCCAGCCCATGTGAGGGGGGCTCCATGTTCCAAAGCCCTGGTGGGGCGGGTGGGATGCTGGGAGTGGGTCCCTTTTCTGGAGAGTGCCAGTAAATGCTGTAGAAACCAGGATGCTGCACGTGGATTCCTTGAGGGGCCTCTGGGAGGGTCCTGCTGGGTGGGCGGCACCAGGAATGGGATCCGTGGCATGGAGTGATGGAAGAGTGAGAACGGAACACTGGGTGGGGGgtgtcactgctgctggggGGCTGCAGTCCCAGTCTGAGGTGGGGATGGGGTCCAGATGGGCctctgggaatggcactgggggttgctgggcactggggatttgagggctggagctgtggttCTCATGCAGGGGTGGGGACGGATGGGATGAGGATGGAATAGGGGTAGGGTGGGATGGGGGTGAGAGGGGATATGGATGGATGGAATGGGGgtggatgggaatgggatggaattgggatggggtgggatgtgacagaatgggatggggatggggatgtgaTCGAAaccgggatggggatggagataggatgggatgggactgATAGAGCTTGGCTCTTCGCTGTGGCACCTGGCAACAGTGTTGACAAGAGGAACAGGCAGGAAACTGATgcccaggaagttccacctggagaggaggaagaactTCCACCCTGTGCAGTGACTGAAccctggaacagattgtccagagagggtgtggagcctccctcactggagatattccagaatggtctggacacaatcctgtgccgtGTGCTCTGGGATAACCCTgtttgagcagggaggtgagACCAGACGAGCCCTTCTGGCCTGACTCattctgggatgggatggagctgTAGATAGGATGGGAtatgatgggatgggatgggttggGGATGGAGCTGTAGATGGGATGGGGCTGTAGATGGGATGGAGCTGTAGATGGGATGGGGCTGtagatgggatgggatgggatggagctgTAGATGGGATGGGGCTGtagatgggatgggatgggatgggatggagctgTAGATGGGATGGGGCTGTAACGGGGATGGAGCTGTAGATGGGATGGGGCTGTagatgggataggatgggatggggctgtaacggggatggggatggagctgtAGATGGGATGGAGCTGTagatgggataggatgggatgaGGCTGTaacggggatggggatggagctgtAGATGGGATGGGGCTGTAACGGGGATGGAGCTGTAGATGGGATGGGGCTGTAGATGGGATGGGGCTGTAACGGGGATGGGGCTGTAGATGGGATGGGGCTGTAACGGGGATgtggccgggccgggccgggccgggccggggtcTCTCGGCGCggcgccgcgggcggggcggcgcgggcggcgcggggccggcagggggcgctgcggcggcggcggtgaGGGGCGGCCATGGCCCAGTGGGGCCGCGCGCAGGTACCGGCGGGACCCCGCGGCACCGGCACCCCCGGACCCCCGCCGGGaccccgggccccgccgcccctcacCGCCCTCTTCCCCCCGCGGCAGGACCCCGAGTGGGCGCCCGAGGCCTGGCAGGGCGCGGGCCCCGATCCCGGCGCGggccccggcggggcggccccggcggggctgTCGCTgcgggcggtggcggcggcggagcggcggctGGAGCGGAGCGTGgaggcggcggagcggcggctGGAGCGGCTGGAGCGGCGCGTGGCGGGGCTGGAGCGCACGGTGCGGGCCGGCGGGGCCCGGCTGGCCGCGCTCCTGAGGGACAACtcccgccgcctccgccgcaTCCAGCGCCAGCTCCGCCGCTGCCGCTGCGGGGGCAAccgcaccggcaccggcaccggcaccggcaccggcaccggcaccgcccgGGAACGGACACAGGTAACCGCGACAGGGGTCGGGGCCCAGGGAGCCGGGACGGGCCCGCACGGGGACAGGATGGGCCCGGGGGACGGGAACCAGCCCCAGGGAATGAGGAAAGGGACGGGCGCCGGGAACTGGGGATCGGGCTGAGCCCGCGGGGACGGGGACACGCTCTGAGAAATGGGGACGGGGACATGCCAGCGGTGGCAGGGACAAGCTCTGGGGAGCGGGATGGGGATGAGCCCATGGCTGCAGGAATGGGCCCGTGGCAATGAGGATGagtcccagggaacagggatgtGCCCTCAGTGACAGGGATGGGGTGTAGGTAAGGGGGACAAGCCCCAGATAACAGGAACATGCCAGCGGTGACAAAGGGGGACAAGCGCCAGCTAATGGGAATGTGCCAGAGATGGACAGGGATGTGTCCCAGCTCTCAGGGATGTGCTTAGTGTGACAGGGACAAGCCACAGGTGACAGAGATGTGTCCAAAGCTGTAGGAAAGTGCCCCAGGTGGCCATGTGGCCATGGGAAGTGCTGTTGTctctcaggagctgcagggagccagAGGGACACGGCTCGTCTGGtgcttgtccctgtccccagggaagAGGGGGAGCAGAACACCCACCCCAAGTGTTTCAGCCATGTTGGGCCTCACTGAAGTGATGTGGGATGGTgccacctgtgctgctcccacctGAGGTGTcactgctcacctggctgcCAGGATGGATCCTGGGAGTctgcccctgctctggggaGGAACAGCTGAGCCTTGCTGGGATGTCTGGGGATGTCCCCCCTGACCTGGCTCTGTCCATAGGAGCTCCAGACCCCCAGGGGCTCGGGGAGGGGCTCGGTGGGGACCCCCAGGTGGAGCCTCCTGTGCTTCCAGGTGCCGGCGGCGGGCGAGGCTGAGGAGGCCGCTCTGccggagcaggagctggggagcgTGGACAGCCGGGAGCTCCGTGGGATCGCCAGGAAGGGGAATTACGAGGCCACGGTCCCTCTCGGTGAGGATCACTCAGATCATGTCAGAGGCAACACCATCCCTGGGCTGATGCAGCTTCCAAACCCTCCCCACGTGGAACATGGGGGGATTCCAGGTGACGTGTCCTGCAGTCGGTGTCCctgcactgtttttttcctgggataTGGGCTGTACATGGATCACCCTGCAGGGATTTGCTGCGGAGAGTCCTACATTTTAGTACTCATTCATTTTGGGCTGAAATTTTAGAGCTTGAGTGTCCATCAGGCACTTCCTGGGATGGGCAAAAATCATATGCCTGGTTCGGCTGCCAGTGGCCTGTGTGGAATTCCAGGACCCTGCTTTGGCTGGTCCCCACTGTCAGCAGTTCATCCCAttgctccctccttcccagggtCCGAGGATGCTGGTTCCAAacctgcactgctgccaccagccgAGGACAGGGAGGATCCAGGGAGCCCCGGGCTGCCGGAGAAGGGAGCGGTGCCAGGACAGCTTGGTGACAGTGAGTGACAGCGAGgggagctgaggatgggcaCTGACAGCCTGCCCAGACTGGGCAAAGTTCTTAAggatggaaaatgggaaaacctGGGGCAAGGCTCAGTGAGGGTGGCTCTGGAGCTGGGTACCTGTGGGGAGATGCTCCCTCCTGCTTTGGGGAGGCTTTGCTTTGATCCTTTTCCCTGGATTCACACATTTAAACTCTGCCATTCCTGATGGGGTTCTTTCCAGAGTGGAGGACTCTGCACCTCAGCTTtgccttcattttctctctggtttggttttttttgtgaggaTTGTATTGTCAGTCCATAGTGACATTGAGTCCAGCgtgccagggcagtggtgaAGTCTCCATTCCTGGAAGGAtgtaaaagctgtgtggatgtggcagctggggacatgggacGGTGGTGGCCTTGGACAGTGCTTGGTTGATgattggacttgatggtcttgaAGGGCTTTGCAAACCTCACTaactccatgattccatgatgtCCCTGAGGTCCAACAAGCTGCCCGGACAACCCCCCTtcacctcctctcctcctgggaatcctttcctgctccctttcGTTCTTTGTCAGTTCCTCTCACCTCTGCTCCCGCTCCcactctggagctgcagccacgGGAGGACTTCCCGGGAATGAACTGTGGTCTCTCCACAGGTGAGATGATCGTGATCAAGACGGAAGAGCAGCAGCCGCAGGAGGACGGCGCtgagctcctggcactgccGATGGTGCCCGCAGTCAGGCTGGACGAGGAGGTTCccctcagccaggagcagccggTTTCCTGGGACAGCCACGGCGTGGCCGGGCCGAAGGCGGCCGGAGAGAGCTTGGGGGAATTCTGCCTGGGGGAATTCAAGCCGGTGGTGGTGCCGGTGGAGGCTCACCCTGCCCCGGGCCTGCCCTTCCCCACGGAGCACGCGCTGGGCGCCGGCACGGAGCAGCCGTTCGCGCTCGCCCAGGGAATGCCGCCGGGAGAAGACCCGGCGGCCGAGGTGGCGTCGCCgcagcccagctgggagcagcagagtcCCCAGGACGATccccgggcgctgccgccgGGCTGGAAGAGCGTCCGGCTGACGCGGAACCTCCTGGCGCGGCAGCAGAGCCGGGCGAGGAAGAGCAACGGCTCCTTCATCTGCACGTCCTGCGGGAAGAGCCTGGCCCACCACGCCGCGCTGCTGCGGCACCAGCGCCTGCACACGGGCGAGCGGCCCTTCCAGTGCCCGGCCTGCGGCAAGAGCTTCAACGAGAAGTCCAACCTCAACAAGCACTACCGGATCCAC belongs to Vidua macroura isolate BioBank_ID:100142 chromosome 1, ASM2450914v1, whole genome shotgun sequence and includes:
- the LOC128813235 gene encoding zinc finger protein 768-like yields the protein MAQWGRAQVPAGPRGTGTPGPPPGPRAPPPLTALFPPRQDPEWAPEAWQGAGPDPGAGPGGAAPAGLSLRAVAAAERRLERSVEAAERRLERLERRVAGLERTVRAGGARLAALLRDNSRRLRRIQRQLRRCRCGGNRTGTGTGTGTGTGTARERTQVPAAGEAEEAALPEQELGSVDSRELRGIARKGNYEATVPLGSEDAGSKPALLPPAEDREDPGSPGLPEKGAVPGQLGDSEMIVIKTEEQQPQEDGAELLALPMVPAVRLDEEVPLSQEQPVSWDSHGVAGPKAAGESLGEFCLGEFKPVVVPVEAHPAPGLPFPTEHALGAGTEQPFALAQGMPPGEDPAAEVASPQPSWEQQSPQDDPRALPPGWKSVRLTRNLLARQQSRARKSNGSFICTSCGKSLAHHAALLRHQRLHTGERPFQCPACGKSFNEKSNLNKHYRIHTGERPYRCPACGKGFVQKHHLQKHQRIHGPQLRSAWPGRAARGSAAGERLYRCIECAESFPQKASLEEHQRRHTQQRPFQCHGCTKSFRHRQSLNHHQKVHAVATCPAGSLPGHEPELEACEALSQDNR